In a genomic window of Enterobacter asburiae:
- a CDS encoding LysR family transcriptional regulator: protein MQFRQMRHFIVVAEELHMHRAAERLNMAQPALSQQIKALEERLGVTLFSRANRRLTLTPAGEAFLVKARLAISLTEQAVLDARQTARGEQGVLNLGCVSSAMFDGRLPTALRQMHTRWPAITMSLVTGNVQTLYSAVQSNQLDVAIIRAPLPSLPDDLQSRPFASEKTVLALYRQHPLAGSSALTLSSVKDEKWISLRDPEGMGLEQYFFDACSGAGFQPDVVQNATDVPTVISLVSAGFGLALLPASAKAVSVENVVYVDILDRLRESELTLVCHRIIRSEVLKKFLVTLDHI, encoded by the coding sequence GCCGGCGTTAAGCCAGCAGATAAAGGCGCTGGAAGAACGTTTAGGCGTTACGCTCTTTAGCCGGGCGAACCGCCGCTTAACCCTGACACCTGCGGGCGAAGCGTTTCTGGTGAAAGCCAGGCTCGCCATCTCCCTGACCGAGCAGGCGGTTCTGGACGCCAGACAAACGGCACGAGGTGAGCAGGGGGTGTTAAACCTGGGGTGCGTATCGAGCGCGATGTTTGACGGCAGGTTGCCCACTGCGCTGCGCCAGATGCACACGCGCTGGCCGGCCATTACCATGTCGCTGGTGACGGGAAACGTGCAGACGCTCTACTCTGCTGTGCAGAGTAACCAGCTGGATGTGGCCATTATCCGGGCACCGCTGCCGTCGCTGCCTGACGATCTGCAAAGCCGCCCGTTCGCGTCAGAGAAAACGGTCCTGGCGCTTTATCGTCAGCATCCGCTGGCGGGATCGTCCGCGCTGACGCTTTCGTCGGTGAAAGATGAAAAATGGATCTCCCTGCGCGACCCGGAGGGAATGGGGCTGGAACAGTATTTTTTTGACGCCTGTAGCGGCGCGGGCTTTCAGCCGGACGTGGTACAAAACGCGACTGACGTGCCCACGGTGATAAGCCTTGTCTCGGCCGGATTTGGCCTGGCGCTGTTGCCGGCGTCGGCAAAGGCGGTGAGCGTCGAGAATGTGGTTTACGTGGACATCCTGGACCGGCTCCGGGAAAGCGAGCTGACGCTGGTTTGCCACCGGATTATTCGCTCAGAAGTGCTTAAAAAGTTTCTGGTTACCCTCGATCACATCTGA